Part of the Bryobacteraceae bacterium genome is shown below.
CGACGATCCAAGCTCTCATTCCCGGTAGAAACTCCCTCGCGACCGGCAGGACCCGAGCGGTGTTACAGTGTTCAGGTGAATCACTCGACGGCGGTGATCCTGCTCATGTCTATCCTACCCTTAGGAGCACAGCCAACGGCCGGACGGCCGGGGCTCCTGTTCCGGGAAGACTGGAAGGAAACCCCGGCCGAGAAGCCTGTGACGCAGGCGCATGTCGCCAACGGAAAGCTGGTTCTGGTTCTCTACGGGCCTGGAAAGATCGGCATCAAGAAAAGCCACCACGACCGTCCGGCCGACGATCCCTACTACATCTGGTCCGGCGAGGCGCCCGGAAACTGGGCCGTGGCGCTGCGGCTGCGCGAAGGGCTGGTGGATCTGTCCGGGCAGGCGAAAATCAGATGGCGCAGCAAGCAGGCCGGATTCCGGCAACTGCGCGTCATACTGAAGCTCCCCGACGGGTCGTGGGTGGTGGGCGCGGAGGCCGATCCGCCGTCGGTGGATTGGCGCGAGTTCGAGTTCGTACTGGCAGGGATGTCCTGGCGGCGCCTGAACGTGGATACGGCAACCGAATCGAAGTGGGTGGCCGCTCCGGACCTTTCCCGTGTGGCCGAAATCGGGTTTACCGACCTCATGCCGGGCGGGGGCAGCGACGCGTGTTCCCGGCTGGATTGGATCGAGGTCTATGGGAGGCTCGCTCAATGAGATCGCCTCGCACCGCCGCTGCCGCGGCCGTCGGGTTCGGCGCCATGCTCGCCGCCGGGTGCAACACCTTCTCGGCCTCGGCGGACCCGCGCGTCGACGCCGCCAACTTCCTCAAAATGTACAACGCCATCGATCAGCGGCTGTACACCAACGCATCGGAATCCGAGTGGCGCTCCTCCACCGACGTCAACGACCAGCACACCGGCGAGCGGATCGGCGCCGACAACGCGCTGGCGGCGTTCCGTGGCAGCCGCTATGTCATTGAGGGGGCGAGAAAGCATCTCGGTTTGCGGGCTCAGTTGGGCGAAATCGAATTCCGGGAACTCGACAAGATCCTGCTGAACGCGGCCGAATCGCCCGGCACCATTCCGGACACCGTGCGGGCGCGCATTGAGGGCGAAGCGCGCCTGGCCGCCACGCTCGACGGGTTCACGTTCTGTCTGGACAAGCCTCTGCCGCCTTGCGCGAGTCCGGTGACGCCGAACGACATCGACGATATGCTGGCGAAGTCGCGAGACCTCCGGCAGCGGCAAAAATACTGGGAGGTTTCGAAGCAGTCCGGGCTCGCGCTGCGGGACGGGCTTGTGCGGATTCGCGACCTGCGCAATCGCGTGGCCAAGGAGTTGGGCTACACCTCGTACTTCCACCTCCAGGTGGCCGACTACGGGATGACCGTGAAGGAGATGGTCGACTTCATGGACAAGGCGGCCGCCGACGCGAAGCCTCTCTACGACCAGCTCTACACCTTTGCGAGGTTCAAGCTCGCCCAGCGCTACAAGCAGGGAGTGCCGGAGAAGATTCCGGCGCACTGGATCGGCAATCGGTGGGGCCAGGAATGGCCGGGGATCGTCGAAAGCGTGGACCTCGATCCCCTGTTCGAAGGCCGAACGCCGCAATGGATCGTCGAACAGTCCGAGCGTTTCTACACGTCCCTCGGTATGCCCGCTCTCCCGAAATCATTCTGGGAGAAGAGCGACCTCTACCAGTTGCCGGCCACCTCCAAACGCAAGAAGAATACGCATGCCTCGGCCTGGCATATCGACCGGGCATCCGATGTTCGCAGCCTGATGAGCGTGGCGCCCAACTTCTATTGGTTCCAGACCTCGCACCACGAGTTGGGGCATGTTTACTACTACATGCTGTACTCGAATCCCGAGGTGCCTCCCACGCTGCGGGAAGGCCTGAACAGGGCTTTTCACGAGGCCGTCGGCGACCTGATCGGCATCGCCGCGCAACAGGAGCCGTACCTCCGGCAGATCGGCGTGATGCCAGAGTCGATGAAGATCGACGAGACGCAGTACCTGTTGAGCCAGGCGTTCGAGACGATCGTGTTCCTGCCGTGGTCGGCCGGCGTGATGACGCACTTCGAGCAGGATCTGTATGAGCAGTCGCTGCCGGCGGACCGCCTGAACGAGCGCTGGTGGCACTACGTCAACCGCTACCAGGGGCTCGCCGCTCCCGGTCCTCGTCCGCCGGACTCGTGCGACGCGTGCACAAAGACGCACATCATCGACGATCCGGCCCAGTATTACGACTACGCAATGGCGTTCCTGATCAAGTACCAGCTTCACGACTACATCGCGCGCCAGATCCTGAAACAGGATCCGCACAAGTGCAACTATTACGGCAACAAGGAAGTGGGGCGGTGGCTCTCTGACCTGCTGAAGATAGGCGCCACCCGCGACTGGCGGCAGGTGATGAAAGAGAAGACCGGCGAAGACATCAGTTCGCGCGCGATGCTCGAGTACTTCAAGCCCCTCGAGGCCTACCTGACTCGGGAGAACGCGGTGCTGATCGCCAAGCCCTCGCGGCCGTAGCTACTTCGGCGGCCCGGCTGCCTCGCCCTTGCGGCGGAGCGTGGGCGCTTTTCGTTTCTGCTTGGTTTCCGTATCCGCCTGTTTCTTCTCCGCCGCCTGGCGGATCTTCACCTCGTCGGGCGTCATCATTGCCTCGCGAGCCTTCTTTTCGGCGGCGTCGCGCGCGGTGACGTCCTTCTTCCGGTCGGCCAGGTCCTGTTGCGAAAGCTCTAGGCTGTCTTCGGTGGTCTCGATAGCCGTGGTGAGCACGAACTGGTAGCGGCCGAGGTCTTTTGGCTCCGATGCCTCGAACTTCTGCAGCACGTCGAGCATCTCCTTTTCCGCGTCGGTGACCAGTTGCATCCCTTCGACGATGTCCGAGCCCCGCTTCAGCGCGTCTTCGACGACCATGTCGACCGCTTCGATGATCTTCGTGTAGTCCTCGAGCGTCTGGTGAATAATGCCGGATTGGCCCGGCTTGGCGCTCTTGCCGAGAGACGAGATCATGTCCACGCGCACGCGTGCGAACTGCGCGTAGGTCTTCAGGCGGAGGTTCGGATCGGCCGCCGTGAGCCGGATCTGGTCCACTTCGTCGGCGGTGAGGAAGTCGCGCCCGGTCTGGGCTGCCAGCCGCGCGCGTCCCGGCGCCAGCAGAAGCGCCACCGCCGTGGCCAACATCGCCGCCGTCGCTTTTTTCATCGTTCTGCCTCCGCCGCTTACTTTTTCTTGCCCATGATCGCGTGCAGGATGTCTTCCTGCAACTTGTGGGCGCGCTCCACCACGGGCTCGATGGTGGGCCGGTCCGCCACCGACATCTCATTGCGGAAACTGTCCAGCCTGCGCAGGTATTTGCGCGCACCGATTTCCGCCTTCTTGAAGTACTTCGGTTTCTTCCGCGCGTTGCGGCCGGATTCCTCGAGCGATTCCTGGCACAGGTCAAGCGACGCGATGGCTTCGTTGAGGGCCTCGTCGAGGCTGTTCCGGTCGCCCTCGGAATACGCTTTTCGCGCGAGGTCCAGCGCGAGGTCCGCGTTCTTGAGGGCTAACTCGCTTCGTTTCTCCAGGTTGGGCTCAGCCTTGACGGCGTCCAGGTCGGGGCTTCCCATCAGGCAAGGAGCCACCGCCGCGAGCATCCCGAACCGGAGGAACGAACCAAACATCATCGCTTACTCAACTCCTTCTGAATCACTTTGATCCTTTGCCGCGCCTTGAACTCTTCGTCGGGGTTCTTTTCGTGGCTACCGGCCAGGAACTTCTGGTAGTTTTCGAGCGCCGGCTTGTACAACTGCTGCTTGTCGAGCGCCAGCGCGCGAAGAAAATAGATGCCCGGGTTGGGATCTCCGAGCGATTCGAGCTTGTCGAAGGCGGCCAGGGCCTGCGGATAATTCTCGAGCGACAACAGCATGGTCGCGAGCCCGGTCCACGCCTCCTTGGACGACGCGTCCAGTTGCGAAGCTTTCCAGTATCTCTGCACGGCGGCTTTGAAATTACGCTGGTCGCGGAGCATCCCGGCATAGGCAAGCTGCAGCCGCGCGTTGGCGGGCTCGGACTGGATGGCCGCCTCCATCGCCGCGGCCGCTTTTTCGGTCCGTTTCGTGCGCAGGTAGGCCGTCGCAAGGGCGTACTGGTTGGCGGCGGTTGCCGATTCTTTCACCGCCGCCTCCAAGTGCGGGATGGCCTCCTCCGGTTTGCCCGCTTCGAGGAGCAGTTCACCGGCGCGCTCGTGGATGGCGGCCGTGGCGGCTCCGGGTGTCGCGAGGATATCCAGGTAGATGGCGACGGCCGGCTCCGGCTCCTTCGCCTGTTCGTAGAGGCTGGCGAGCTCGAGCAGGCCGTCGCGGTCGCCCGCCTCGCGCAATTCCTTCGCGGCTTCGGTTCGTTTCCCCGCCCGCGCGAGCAGGCGGCCGAGGCCGGCGCGGGCCGGAACCGACTTCGGGTCAATCTCGAGCGCGGCCCGGTAGCGGAGTTCGGCCTTGGCCGCGTCGCCGCTTTCGGCCAGCGCTTCAGCCGAGTAGTAAACGGGGCGGAATTCCTTTGGCTTCGCTTCCACGGCGGCCTCGAGCAACGGCACGGCTTCGGCGGCTTTCTTCGCGCCCAGAAGCACCACGGCGAGGTTCAATTTGGCTTCATACAGGTCCGGTTTCAGCTCCAGCGCCTTCCGGTAGGCGGCCTCGGCCGCCGCCGCGTCGCCGGCCAGACTGTGGGCGAGTCCGAGGTGGAACTGGACGGCGAAGTCTTTCGGGTCGGCGGCGCCGGCTTTTTCAAAGGCCGCGATGGCGGCCGGAAAATCGTTGCTTTCGAGCGCCTTCATGCCCGCGGCCACCGGATCCGGCGCGGCGGCCTGGAGCAGGAGCAACATGGCGGCGGCAACCATGCCTTCATTGTAGACTCCCGAGCGGAGGCGGTCCGGGTTCGAGGGGCGTCTCATGCTACACTGAGAGCGTTTGCCTCTTAGCTCCGGCCGCCTCCGCCGCCGGTATCCAGACTGGAAGAGACCATGCCGAAATTGAAGACTCACAAGGGCGCCGCCAAGCGCTTCAAGAAGACGGGAACCGGCAAGTTCAAACGGAATCATTCGTTTGCCCGCCACATCCTGACTTCGAAGACGCGCAGCCGCAAACGGAAACTGCGCCACAGCACGATGGTTGACGACGCCAATCACGACGCCGTCGCCTCGATGCTTCCGTACTAGATCAACCCGAAAGGGACCGGCCCGGCGTAAAATCCGAGGCCAGCGACGCGGACAGGCTTCAACCGCACGTGCCTGATCGGCTCGCAATCGAAAGGAGAAAATCGTGCCGAGAGTAAAACGCGGTACCAACCGCACAGACAGCCGCAAGAAAGTCCTCAAGCTCGCAAAGGGCTACTTCCTCACCAAGAGCAAGCTGCACCGGTCCGCGCAGGAAGCGGTGGAAAAAGCGTTGCGTTACGGCTATATCGGCCGAAAGCACAAGAAGCGCAGCTTCCGTTCGCTGTGGATCGTCCGCATCGGCGCCGCCTGCCGCAATCACGGTTTGTCCTATTCGCGGTTCATGGACGGGCTGAAGAAGTCCGGGATTGACCTGAACCGGAAGGTGCTCGCCGATATCGCGGCCACCGACGACGCGGCCTTCGCGCAACT
Proteins encoded:
- a CDS encoding M2 family metallopeptidase — its product is MRSPRTAAAAAVGFGAMLAAGCNTFSASADPRVDAANFLKMYNAIDQRLYTNASESEWRSSTDVNDQHTGERIGADNALAAFRGSRYVIEGARKHLGLRAQLGEIEFRELDKILLNAAESPGTIPDTVRARIEGEARLAATLDGFTFCLDKPLPPCASPVTPNDIDDMLAKSRDLRQRQKYWEVSKQSGLALRDGLVRIRDLRNRVAKELGYTSYFHLQVADYGMTVKEMVDFMDKAAADAKPLYDQLYTFARFKLAQRYKQGVPEKIPAHWIGNRWGQEWPGIVESVDLDPLFEGRTPQWIVEQSERFYTSLGMPALPKSFWEKSDLYQLPATSKRKKNTHASAWHIDRASDVRSLMSVAPNFYWFQTSHHELGHVYYYMLYSNPEVPPTLREGLNRAFHEAVGDLIGIAAQQEPYLRQIGVMPESMKIDETQYLLSQAFETIVFLPWSAGVMTHFEQDLYEQSLPADRLNERWWHYVNRYQGLAAPGPRPPDSCDACTKTHIIDDPAQYYDYAMAFLIKYQLHDYIARQILKQDPHKCNYYGNKEVGRWLSDLLKIGATRDWRQVMKEKTGEDISSRAMLEYFKPLEAYLTRENAVLIAKPSRP
- a CDS encoding tetratricopeptide repeat protein → MRRPSNPDRLRSGVYNEGMVAAAMLLLLQAAAPDPVAAGMKALESNDFPAAIAAFEKAGAADPKDFAVQFHLGLAHSLAGDAAAAEAAYRKALELKPDLYEAKLNLAVVLLGAKKAAEAVPLLEAAVEAKPKEFRPVYYSAEALAESGDAAKAELRYRAALEIDPKSVPARAGLGRLLARAGKRTEAAKELREAGDRDGLLELASLYEQAKEPEPAVAIYLDILATPGAATAAIHERAGELLLEAGKPEEAIPHLEAAVKESATAANQYALATAYLRTKRTEKAAAAMEAAIQSEPANARLQLAYAGMLRDQRNFKAAVQRYWKASQLDASSKEAWTGLATMLLSLENYPQALAAFDKLESLGDPNPGIYFLRALALDKQQLYKPALENYQKFLAGSHEKNPDEEFKARQRIKVIQKELSKR
- the rpmI gene encoding 50S ribosomal protein L35 — protein: MPKLKTHKGAAKRFKKTGTGKFKRNHSFARHILTSKTRSRKRKLRHSTMVDDANHDAVASMLPY
- the rplT gene encoding 50S ribosomal protein L20, whose product is MPRVKRGTNRTDSRKKVLKLAKGYFLTKSKLHRSAQEAVEKALRYGYIGRKHKKRSFRSLWIVRIGAACRNHGLSYSRFMDGLKKSGIDLNRKVLADIAATDDAAFAQLVDKAKAGLAAA